DNA from Hippoglossus hippoglossus isolate fHipHip1 chromosome 1, fHipHip1.pri, whole genome shotgun sequence:
tgaccattcactTGGCATGTGGGTACAAACAGGAAGCCAATTTTCTACTTGTGGTTGGTGGATttgggttaggggttagggttatccACACATCgaggaaattcacttgttacagcagcaggcaggtcagaatgaggcagacaagagaataaagaaatataaacaggaaaataatataaaaataaagaatttaagaCCCGTAAAGACAGTGACACAAAAAATGGCCCTATCAAGTAGTTAAGTAGGATTTTGTCTTCCTGTTCATCCAATTATATTTTATCATGAATGTGAGACAGCTCTTCTCGTCTATGTGCCTAGATTTTAAGTTTTACTGctttcatgaaaaacattacattggacctgttgtttctgtgaaaacaaccccccccccccccctctcttaaAATACCAATAACAGAGATATCCACTGGTCCACAAGGGAAACATGTAGCAAGTTATTTACTGTTTTGCGTCAGAGCCGATGTTGCGGGCCACAAAAGGATTTTTCCCAACTGcacaacaaaacaagcagaGGCAATTGCACTCAAGACTGGTATGAAAAGGGAATGGCTGCTTGTCCTCAACGGTTATATATCACTTGGCTGCATGTAACATGGGATGATCTGAGTGAGTAACACCAGTGTGAAAGTTTAACAGTCAGTGTGGGGCTGTAAACTCTAATTGTTACAGTAGCTGTGACAAACAACACTACACTAAGTACATCTAACATCTCTCTGTAACCAGTTTGAAATCCACAGGAAATTGGTCATCCACTGGTGCATTGCTCCACTGTTGTGTAAATTGTTTAACCCTCAGCTCATTGTGTTGCTGGTCCGAGAAAATCAAATCCTCGCAGGGGGAATGATATTGGAATGGGTCAATACATAAAAACTTAGGAAGGCTGTCTcatctactaattccacaaacatctgtctttctgtctgtctgtctgtggaatgcatatctcgcTAACTATTCATCTAATCAGCTTCATACATCACATATCTACTGTAAATTGCCAGAGAAAGTTCAATCTtattctttaagaaaaatgtgaattatCTTTATTGCAGAttaaccaggtaggatgaaagCAAAGTTTTCTCATTTCACTCctgtaccatagactgtatagcATGCAACATTTAGtctgcaaacaacaaaaagtgacagtatgttgCAGAACTGTTGGAGGAGGAATCATGACAAGGAAACAGCCTATTCCACGCAGGCATGTTAAGAATGTGCACTCCACtagtaaaaaaaattcagtttcattttatgaaaaacgtTGACtctaaaatcttcactgcagataaaccaggtaggatggaCGTAAAGTGTTTCCCCTTCGCTCTGCACCAAAGACTATTTGTAAAAAGTTCTACACACAACACCCAGCACACAAACGACAAAAGGTCGGTACAGtacattgtagaactgtttggaagaggactcactaatgacaaggaaacAGCCCATGAAatacattgactataaaatcttcactgcaaataaaccaggtaggatggaCGCAGAGTTTATCAAACATAACTCTGCACCCATGGTCTGTATATAAAACGGTCTGCACACAACATtaagcacacaaacaacacaaagtgaGAGGATATTGTAGACCTGtgtgaggaggactcactaaaaGACAATGAATGATTGTGAAGTAGACTCCTGGCAAGCAAACAGCCCACTCCCAAACAGGCAAAAAGcctaaaaacaaacagccaTGTGTCCTACGTGCTAACTCGTGGTTAAGTCCGCTCAGAGGAGACGCGGGttcagaaagagacagacacacacacagcaaaggtTGTTTTGCAGGAGATGAGGCCTGCACATGTCTGTCCcgtcccccccacacacacgaCAGAGCCGACACACTGCGCGCCCCACTTATCACACACAACGCGACAAATAGGATATAAAGTGCACTTACGTAACGTCTCAACTTTTTTTCAGGAGGAGACTTTCTCAGCCACCCCGAGCACACCACATCCCCCCCGCTCATAGCTGCGGATCTCGGAATCTCTCCCTGGACTCGCTGCTGCGGCTTCGAGCCTCCTGGGGAGTGTCTTCTCCGACCTGCAGCAACAAGAAGGAGACAAGAAAAGCTCAGAGTGGGAAGCTGGGACGTtcaaaaaagttgtttttcctcctgagtAAACACCGTCACTCCTTCGAGAAAGTCGAACTCACCGACACGGCGGAGGCTCTGAAATGCACGGACCAGATTTTCCACGAGTTGGAGTCAAATAAGCGGCCGCGTCCTGAGCGCGGAGCGGGTTCGAGCCTCCGAGGCGCCGCCTTTAGGACAAACACCCGCCGGgacttgtgtgttgtgtccaaACTGGAACACGAGAAGAGAAAAGACGAAGCCAGCGgaagttttttcttcttcttcttcttcttcttcttcttcttcttcttcttcttgttgttgttgttatatgCGCCGCCTCGTGCTGGTTCCCGTCAAAGTGGAGCGATTCCCAGTTGGCGATAAGAGGAGTGGGTGTCCCGCAGTGACCCGCAGCATATTTCACCTGGTCCCCGGAGCGAGAGAAACTACAGAAACTACCGGATTCACCGTCTCTTCACTGCCATGGCTCCTTCATCGTGATTGACAGGGTGGCTCCGTCTCTCCCTGAACTCACCCTCCTCTGGAACATGGCGGCGTCAAGCTGGCGCGGCTCGCGAGGGGAGAAGCACAGGAAGCGAGGGGGGCTtcgctttcaaaataaaagaagagacGCTCGACGAGTCGCTAGTTGTTGAGTTTCAAGTTTTTATTGTCAAATGTAAGTTAACACAAGGTCAATGGAACGACTGGAACGTTTAGTTTTGCGTTAGTAGgctatatttttatatataagttttCTCTTTTACATTTATCAATTTCAGTgaatgttgttttgtattttatttgaacGAGTCTGAAAAAATGTTGATTTCATAATAAAATCCCTTAATATCCAGCCTATGTTAGTAAGCTCAACATTTCAGAGCAAtggtaaaaatatgtttttggcaTTTATTTTGAGTAccacaaaaaaagtaaaaataaatacaataatataaataataatttagacatcaattaattaataaacGTTTAATCACATACATTAatcgatttatttatttagaaaaataaaatagccTTCTCATATGTATTGCTAGATTTATTTTTACGTCTATTTGTgtatgaatacaaatataataaatcaatgtattGATGAATCAACGTAGGAAAgaattaagtaaataaacaaattaatatgTTGATAGAacaatttataataaataaataaatattgaatcgtaagcttcatttatttattcattttatttacgTACACTTGTGTAATTGTCTTTTCCTGCACGAGGCACAACCCCTTTCATCGTCAAGGGGACATTTGTTCTGAAGGTCGCAGTCGGAAGTTGTATCTGTCTAACTCTGTTGGAATAACCActggtgtggaggaggaggcgagcaGGGAAAAGTGTAGTTCCTCTGAACCGTGGGACATGTAGTCCAAACCCCGCTGTGTTCCGTCCCTGAACACCAGTGGAGGGAGGGTTCGGTGGATGAGCTGTGGTGAAACACAGCgaaaaacagcttttacaaAAGTTCCctcagacaaagaaaagaatcagctcctgagtgaaggtccCAACAAATCATCACATGGCTGAACTACAGAATCCACAATGACACATGTACTCTGGAGGAAACTCCCCCCACATATCATGTACAGTTTGAATGATGACACTTGACCAACTGCCATACTCACAGGTGTATTTTATGAAATGTATCTtcgttattattattgttgttgttgttgtttttattatcagtaATGATAAACAATTACAAACTGCTTTACAAGTCAAAAATGAACAATTGAAGGCCAAAAATATAGGAAACaaccacagaaacaaacaataGAAACCAAAAGCAATTCAGTGATCACACAGCAGTGGAGCACAGATCCAAGACTGAAGATGTTACAGATGAGGAGAGAgtgacaatgaaataaaataaaacattaggaaaacaacaaaacagtctgttaaaattaaataaataaatataagcaATAAGAGGTGAATTGAGACCTTAGGTCCCGAGAAAGCACaagtataaaaatgtgtctttacaaaagatttaaaagacagattttacagtgtgttttggCCTACTTATCAACATGACCACGTAACTACAAACACTATATTCCTAACAAAacttattgtattattattattaatgttgttttcatttgaactgTATCCTAAGAGAAAACATCTGATGTACCGGTACTGGTTTAATTGTCCGACACCACACTTGCAATCCTGGTATCGATCGATCTCCCAGGCTCAACAGAGCATCTATAACTGGTCTCATCCACTGAGACGTGTTTCTCCTGGACTCAGATTGGTATCCGAGGAATCTTATTGGAATGCTATTGTAATGGTAAACACTTCCCCCAAAGGATGTTCCCTGTTATTCTATGATTAATGACTTTTCCATTGCACAGGCCCACAGCCTCCCTCAACAGCCTTGCTATTGATGAAGAAACAGGGAGCAATTAAAGGCTATGGACGCAATACACCAATTCCACTTAATTATCTATTTAGCTCTAATCTGCAGTGTTACAACTTCACAGGCGCACAAGATCCTGCCATGTTCTCGCTGCACCAGACTTTTACATTTCTACCTCTGcgacactgtgtgtttgtgtgaagctgtttctttgtttcacgTTGTCTCCTCTTGTTGTGTTTCACTGGTGCAGAAATCTTTTCTATACGTGGGCCCAACAGCATTCTTGTGGTCAGCTGATGATATCTGAGTTTTAGTGCATAACTCATTTGGGCCAGCACCAGATGAAAACATTCGTAAACATTACTGAATCCTAATCGGACATAAAATTTAAAGAGACAATGTAATATATTATTCCCGGGAGGGACGATTTCAACAAAAATCTAATGGTTCGGTTGATTAATAATTGAGAgtcattgatttttttcttcaaatgcCCTTTGAAAGCTTTGGTGCTCctgttggggtttttttttcctgtaaagtAGCAAATGAGTAAAAACAGCGTTGTAACAAATAACTTGTTGTTGCCACAGTTGGACTTTCATTTGTCCGATGACTGTGGGAGCAGCGAGCTGTGATTTCCCAGTTCCCCTTTCAGTCACTGCTTTGCCTATTCCATATCTGCAATTGTGCAAATATATTTTGCAATCAAAGCCACAAATGGAAGGGTAAGTATGCTTGTTATGATTCACTAAGCAGaaacatatattaaaaaaaatacatctctcaaaataattacatgtatttgcaatgtttatttaacatgttcATCATGTCACCTTAAAACACTGTGCAATAATTATCATATATTTATCATAGCACCTGAATATACTGTGaaacattcatatatatattaatttactTATCAGTCACTTATTGTGTGTACAGTTATTGAAGTACtttcttatatatttatttgggttatctttatacttttattataaagttgtttatttttactgaGGAACATGTACAGTGGTTCGGATGAAGTACTGACTCCAAGTGGTCAGTAAAGTTTCTGCAGTAGAAATGCTGAAATATGGAAAGTAGGTAATAGGGTCATTTAGGTAAAGCTGGGCTTGACTACAGGAGCTTTACTGTTTGGTTCATTACCACAGGAATGAATTTCCAGAAACCACCTGCTGCCTTCCACGGCTCAGTTGAACATATATCTATTGTCTTCCATCTTTTACATTTCTTAATTTACCATTTGTCCTGCCATGTATTTAATATCACATCAATAGTTCAGTCCTCACCATCTACCCACTGATACAACTTTAAATAACTGGGAGGTTGTTTTTTGTAGAGTAAAGACAATACAACAAacactgatttgttttcctGGTTTTTTGAGTTTTTTACTGGAGGAAAAGGTGAAGCCATTATGAATATTAACACAGTACAGCTGAGGTTGTAAATTCAGATCACTTCTTCAAAAGTCTGCATTAAATATCAAAAGGCACATAAAAATCAGCATGAACACAAAAGTCTCCCTGAATAATCAAATCAGAGGAAGTACATTACAATATGTTGTCAGACAGTAACCTGTTGTAACAAGGACTTTTTAATCCTCTGTAAATCCCACTAGCTGAGAGCATGGAAACAGCTTTAAATATTCTTACTGAAAATGCCTTAACTTGGAAATTTTCCCAGTTTTCActtttcttatatatttttttatttcatgaatatTCAGAAATGATATTTAGGTTGTATGTACATTTATTGCATGGCATATCAAacctataaaacacacacaaaaaaacacacaggaaaaaaaaatattaaagtaaaactCCACAGCATTTGATAGCTGCCTGCAAATcagaaaagtaaacaaagtTTGTTCAGGAATCTGACCGATCAGAAAAACTATCTTACAATTGGATGTTTTGTTCTTTGTCATAAATACAAGCCAGATAACAAGAGCATGTTCTAGATGTGTACATTTCCATCAATGTACTTCTATAGTTTAACTGTATATAGTGCCAAATTTCTAGAAATTAAGGAAGAAAACACTTCAACCAATGGGTGTTTTCTGcctatgtatttttttttattgatttgaagtATCAATGGAAGATTACAATAATGAAATCACAAAAAACtatcctgaataaataaaaaataaaatattaaatgctGACCATGATACAGTGGTGTAAAAACTATTCAAGTCAAAATCAAATCTATGATCAGAACCAGCACAGACACTCAATGCTTGATTTAGTTTGTTCTTAGATCACTTCAGTGCTCTCTGTCCGAGGTTATGTGCACAAGAGTCCAGGGCTCCCCTAGTGGCAGTTCATGTGGGTCTCCTGctgcatttattttgttcagAACACCAGTCTGCTAATGGTATtgaaacctcctcctcctcctcctccacctccaccagaAGGGCCGCAGCTCCCCGGTGGGTTATTGTCATCTGAACCGTTGGGCCTGAATGAACAGGAAGATGAAGGGGCCTGCAGAGCCTGGGTCCGAGCATTGAGCTCCTGTTCCTGTTGACATCATGAAGGAAAGAGAGTTTTACACATCGGCCTATTTTTTAACTGTTAAAAATATTCATAGGTGCCAAAAGTATCTATGCAGCTCTATGAGACTGATATTTACATTGTTACAGCACCCTCTAGAGGTGATTCACTTTGGTCACTTATGCAAGCGTGGTGGAATGTCAACCAAGAGCAGCACAGTTCAGTGACTCGTGAAATTACACTTTACATCGTACAACGGGACAGTTCAGATTTGGCTTCAAGTgcagtcaaaaaaaaaaatgatattcagGCTCTTAGCTATCTGTAAGAGAACGTTCTGTTTGCTCTCAGCCATTTTCCACCTGAGAGAATCTTGTACAATGCTTGACTTTCATAATAACCGCACACTTAGGAGGTTAGCACTAATAATGTTCTAAGTCAAATGCATGACATGCGCTAAAAATAGGTCTGAATATCCATGGAAGTCTTAGCAGGTATGATTTATGGGCACTGATAGTTTAGACGTGTACCACAATGCTGAGGGAGAAgtattgtttcttttgttcccCTTCACTTACCTGTAAATACAGCTTGTTGTCCTTGATAATAGCATCCAGCAGTTCTTTCTGCAGGGGAGGCTCAGCACTCAATCTCATTCCATTTGCTGCGAGTCCCCCATTTATGTTCTGCCCTTGTAGCTCCTGTTTTCTGTACATAAGCACATAAGCTGTGTCCTTGGGGAAGCGATTAGTAATGTTTTGCACTGATTGGAAGGAGGTGAATGTCACTCTGCTGTCATTGAACAGCAGCCAATCCTTCGCTTCCTGGACACTCGTAGGGACTGCGTCTCCTTGTTCGGGTGGAACTGCGAGAGCTGAGCAAGTGGAGAGGCCACACTCGGCCTGGCCATTCCCCAAATTGTCATGGAGGGCAAAGTGATTGGCTGGGTGCTGCGTTCCATCTGTTCCGCTGAGGTTACGGCCGTAGGAGTAGTAGTGGCCACTCTCGGATGATATACCAGAATGCATCACCACTGAGCTGAGGACATAGGGCACGGACAACACTggtgtttctccttctccatttATCTGCTCTAGTCCATCtatcctctccttctcctcttcctcctcctctctttgagATGGTTTGAGTTTCTTGGCCAGATTCTCACTGCTCTCAGGAGAATCCACttgcagagaagaggaggtaGAAGAGGAACAGGGTAGAGTCATTGAAGGGGCATGTACTGGAAGTCTCATGACCGATGGGATggtgacattttccagaatctTCCTGCGGACGTGGCATTTAGCATCGTAAGAGAATCGCAGCAGAGTGAGGATCAAGTACTCGGGTGCTGACACCACTTTCAAGGTCTTCTCTGCCCGCTGGAGGGAGCTACACGTCTCACAGAAATAGGCATTGTCTTCATCTAGGGTCTCTGGGGCCAAAAAATAGTTCACCAGGTCcggcacagagagaggaggctcATTTGTCACTGGCGTAAAATGGACATTGCTAGCCGAGGCTGTTCCTGGTTCAGGAATCTCACTGCCACCATTAACAGATCCCTGACAGAGAACCTTGGGCTCCTCCGGGGGCCCAAAAGGCTGAGGGCCGTCCAGAGAGGTGGCAGAGGGACAAAAGGCCAATGAGAGGTCACTGAAAGGCTCCTCTTTCTCAGAGATGCAGTTGCAGTGTGTACAGCGAATGCCTGTGATTAGCTTCCCACCAAACATCCTCTCTATCAAAGTCTTCCCATCATTCTCGGGTTTGGTTTCTGCAGGAGCCGAAGGCAGCTCTTCGCCCTCCTCTGGAGAAGTCAGACCTGTTGGGTCTTTGCTGCTTGTGTCGACAGGGGAGGCAACCTTTGACTTAGCTGATTCCAGGACCTGAAttgttctctcctcttcatGTAACCTTGAGAGCAGGAGACAGGGACAATCAACGTCAGGGGAAAATACTACTTTGTCCTGATAATCATTTTTGCCActattttttatctttctcaAAGAGTCATATCATTTCATTCTTGTGACAGCATACTTTACACTAGTAAGCTCCAGTCATGCACACTCAACACTCAAAATgcctaaagtaaaaaaataaagaaagaaataatgtaTATCGTAACTTTGTATAATGTCAATTAATTTGGCAATACAGGAAAAGCATTataatttattagtttttatctAAAATGATGCATACACTTCACAGTCTAACTGGGATTGATTAATCCAGTCTACAGTACCTGTCTAGAAGAAACCTGAGGTACTCAGAACAGTCCTGCTGAGAGCCCATGTTGAACCAGGGAGGCCGAGACACTTCCAAGAAGTTTCTGGGAGCATATGCTGCCCTCTAcaggacacacacgcacaaacacacagagagtctCATTGTCATCCACCATTAGAATCCACAAGTAACAATATTTGGTATAAATCTGTTACGCAGAGGCAACACTAACCTGTGTGTGCGCAAGGAAAGCAAAGAGCAACTGAAGCTTTTTCATCAGTGTGTGGGAACCGTTCAGATGTAAAGATAAAACATGCCTCctgaaactgagaaaaaaagtcatattcaATCCTGTGTTACATAAAAagggtgtatatatatatatatatatatatttatatatacactcactCTGTGGCCATGAAGAGGGTCTGGATGATGCTGTTCATGTAACAGGTGTTCCCCAGGTTGACCAGGCCTGTCTTGCCCGTCTCAGACTTCCCAGCTTGCCTCAGTAGACCAGACACAAATGAGTTGGACTGAGACGTCCAGGCACTTTGATTCAACACCAGTTTAATCTTCTCCTCGCCGGGTTTTGGGAGATCCTGAcagaacaaatttaaataatttataagATACAGAACACAAAGGGTACCCTGGAAATTCACTGGTAGAAATTGACAACAAATATTGCaggttttgattattttttcaaTGATGAAcacaaatcaatacattttagaaATATTGTTGCATAAGGTGTTCTGCACTCGTTTACCTTGATGGCCTCTAGTATGTGGTCATAGAGGTCAGGGAAGCCGGAGTACTGGTACATCATGCAGTGTATGAGCTCCGTGAACTGCACCAGGAAAGCTTTACTGGTGGGGAGACCATCTGTCCTTAAGGATTGGACTAGATGCACCACATGTGGAACAACCTAAGAAAGTGAGGGATgaagggaagagaaaaataagGACACTGTGGTGTTGAAAACAGTGGAAGCTACTACTTATATTAATCACACAAATCTTCAGGGCTGTCAGCCAGAGGGAAGCTGCACATAAGGAACCCCACAGAGAGTTCAGTctcattttctgattatttttgaGTCTATTCATGTTCTTGGATTCTAATAGGCCAACTCAAGGGCCATTGCTCGGCATTCTAGTGCATCACACGTCCTTAATGGTGGAGCCAGGCCAGGCCTGGGGTTCTGGGATAAGTCTGTGCAGCTTTTAAGTAATTTAaaccagaggagaaaaaaatgagaaaaccGATACAGTGGCCGGCCATTTGAGAGGGAAATGGgctgtgaggagacaggagatCCCTTACCAAATGGAAGGCCTCGGGAGAGTGCTGGAAACTCAGCAGCATATGAGAGAGCACGGCTAGAGCTCCCTGCCGCACTATAGGGTACCACAGACGACTGAATACCTgtggattaaaaataaatctttatgtCATTAAACGATTAAAACAATCACTACATTTTCTCCTTCCTGAGGGCAACAATACATTAAAACGAGGACTTGACGAACCAGTTCAATCTTGAGCAGAGTGACATCAATAAGGATAGTGAACTTCTGAACTGCAGCGAGTCCTTTCAACAGAGCGATGACCCAGGTGTCAACGTGATGGGCCAGAGGCCAAGAGAGCCAGTCAATCATCCTAGACGGACAGAAGAAGAGTGTAGATAATGAGCAAAATGGAGACATTAAATACATCTATAATTTGCTGTACTTGACTGACAATGTGAAAGCAAATTTAGTGATGCAACATGTAACCAAATAAAAACTGCAAACCTCCAACTTAAATATTCTTAAAtaagtgtgttttaatttgtcaaagTTGTCAATGTGTGAGGTAACCTGCAGAGGGCTTTAGTCATGCTCGCGTCTTTGACATTCTGGTCTGTGGTGAGGCTCTTGATGAGCACCGTGATCATCTGGACAGGGATGTGCTGGACCAGGCTGGCGAGGGCGATGGATGGCTCAAAGGAAGGGTCTGCGAGATGTAAATCAGAATCAAAGTGAAACACAATTACCCaactgtacattttctttttgtctcaaAGGACAGTAAGTGCCGttcaaacatgaacatttttgaTTTGTACCATGCAGTGCAAGACCAGCACAAACTAAGGCCTCAACACAACTGTTGATTCTTTAAGCTTCACAATGTTTGTATTCACAGCAGGGCTGGTTATGTTGTATTTTAAGTAGTTAATGTTGCTTTATCCATCCCTGGCCCAAGCATTTGACAATTGTTTCCGTTGGGACGTCTTGAAGTCCCTAACCCTGATCCAAGGTCTGTGCTGAGTATCTGACAATATAGATTGAGaatacatgtttatttcttctcaCATAATAGAGCTGCACTTCAACTAAATTAGGCctattttaacattaaaaacatatttaatgctTTAACAGTTGATTATTGAGAAACTGTGGAAATCtccactttaaaaaacactttacaaaTGCAGCAATGTCACTGAAATCGAGGCAGAATGACCTTTTAACCCACACAGGCTCTGCTCGCACCGCTCACTGTCACATGCTGTCAGTGTGACTCTTTCATTGTAACTGAAGCCCGCTGTTTGTTTATTTCGTGCTGCTTCACAGTTCAGTCtctcaacaacaacactgcaCTGTTCGCTCAGGACACTGTCACTAAAATGTACCACCAATAAAAGGTCTGCAGCTGTATTTCAGCTTTCAACTGAAATATTCTGAACTTAACTACATCCTTGTAAAATTAAGCCTCGACTCCCCCCATTAAAATAACCAGTGAGTCAATAATACTAACTGAAAATTGTTGGATTTACATCCAACCTACACTCAAATGAATCAATGTCAGCTTTTGGCAGggcccaaaaaaaacaaaatgaaaaaaggtaaCTGTCTGCAAGTGCTTAATCTTGCGTTAATAACCCTGGTACTAACGCCATTATTTGTCGAGAGAGATTTACAAGAAATGGGTCCATGCTGCCAAATGCAAATTCTCTTTCTCCATTACTATCTGGCTCACATCCATGACagtttgaataaaata
Protein-coding regions in this window:
- the usp38 gene encoding ubiquitin carboxyl-terminal hydrolase 38; amino-acid sequence: MDKILEGLVSSDHSVLVKRAIVKKVVEAAEKDVTEEQCQALFTLTTRLILLGEDAFQKQIGFQVLEAYARYHRPEFELFFSKDFVLSLLQQGYGQLSNRDPAIIEHIHCCLRLLISCPSVLEIFSMIQVEVLRMVCERPEPTVCARLSTLLSDFVQCIPRDKSGVLFCQQLVRTISYFHCFSSQERELREYVGQVTKVSTLLQNIWKADPTTLLPSLQEVFSIISSTDPSFEPSIALASLVQHIPVQMITVLIKSLTTDQNVKDASMTKALCRMIDWLSWPLAHHVDTWVIALLKGLAAVQKFTILIDVTLLKIELVFSRLWYPIVRQGALAVLSHMLLSFQHSPEAFHLVVPHVVHLVQSLRTDGLPTSKAFLVQFTELIHCMMYQYSGFPDLYDHILEAIKDLPKPGEEKIKLVLNQSAWTSQSNSFVSGLLRQAGKSETGKTGLVNLGNTCYMNSIIQTLFMATDFRRHVLSLHLNGSHTLMKKLQLLFAFLAHTQRAAYAPRNFLEVSRPPWFNMGSQQDCSEYLRFLLDRLHEEERTIQVLESAKSKVASPVDTSSKDPTGLTSPEEGEELPSAPAETKPENDGKTLIERMFGGKLITGIRCTHCNCISEKEEPFSDLSLAFCPSATSLDGPQPFGPPEEPKVLCQGSVNGGSEIPEPGTASASNVHFTPVTNEPPLSVPDLVNYFLAPETLDEDNAYFCETCSSLQRAEKTLKVVSAPEYLILTLLRFSYDAKCHVRRKILENVTIPSVMRLPVHAPSMTLPCSSSTSSSLQVDSPESSENLAKKLKPSQREEEEEEKERIDGLEQINGEGETPVLSVPYVLSSVVMHSGISSESGHYYSYGRNLSGTDGTQHPANHFALHDNLGNGQAECGLSTCSALAVPPEQGDAVPTSVQEAKDWLLFNDSRVTFTSFQSVQNITNRFPKDTAYVLMYRKQELQGQNINGGLAANGMRLSAEPPLQKELLDAIIKDNKLYLQEQELNARTQALQAPSSSCSFRPNGSDDNNPPGSCGPSGGGGGGGGGGFNTISRLVF